From a region of the Chthonomonas sp. genome:
- a CDS encoding family 10 glycosylhydrolase has translation MIKRAFALLSVAAATAVSSWAQSGTSKNNDSVFQSSTNVMPTFSREMRGMWVTTVFNLDWPSNTTRTTAQQQQEAIDMLDMCAAMNVNTVCVQVRSQADSLYSSTIEPWGPMLRGTFGTAPNPLYDPLTYWITQAKARGIQVYAWINPYRALSSSTSTTPANHISKKAGYTDLYPTSATANSVWIDPSGPGAQQTKDVINDVVTRYDIDGVIFDDYFYPYPYNSVDYPDSDAYAAYQGAGGTLSKKEWRIKNVNDLVQSVNLSIKQIKPHMKFGISPFGIYRSSNGITGDGRPRMPSPVIGLNAVDELYADSLKWMQSGWIDFIAPQIYWSIGSTNQPHGTIMNWWVQQNTAGRHVYVANAASSVASGSWSVTELVNQINLARSNAGVTGNIHYRISSVQDTATLRNEFTNNTYKEPALIPAYTWIDGVPPLPPLVSLTQNTGLGTQTIAWTPFGSEAANWYTVAYLVGTTWTKRIVPATTTSILLPLKSSGKALRAFGVASVDRAGNSSTWSQRILDPTVIGTSIRD, from the coding sequence ATGATCAAGCGCGCTTTTGCATTGCTCTCGGTTGCCGCCGCAACCGCTGTTTCGTCGTGGGCCCAGTCCGGGACCTCGAAGAACAACGACAGCGTGTTTCAGTCTTCGACCAATGTGATGCCCACCTTCAGCCGCGAAATGCGGGGCATGTGGGTCACCACCGTTTTCAACCTCGACTGGCCTTCGAACACGACGCGAACAACCGCGCAGCAGCAGCAGGAGGCGATCGACATGCTCGACATGTGCGCGGCCATGAATGTGAACACGGTCTGCGTCCAGGTTCGTAGCCAAGCCGACTCGCTGTACTCCAGCACGATCGAACCTTGGGGGCCCATGCTGCGGGGCACGTTTGGGACCGCGCCCAACCCACTGTACGATCCGTTGACCTATTGGATCACCCAGGCCAAGGCCCGCGGTATTCAGGTGTATGCGTGGATCAACCCTTACCGCGCGCTCAGCAGCAGCACCTCCACCACGCCAGCCAACCACATCTCGAAGAAGGCCGGATACACGGACCTCTACCCGACGAGTGCCACTGCGAACTCAGTTTGGATCGATCCGAGCGGTCCGGGTGCGCAGCAAACGAAGGACGTCATCAACGATGTCGTCACGCGGTACGACATCGATGGAGTGATCTTCGACGACTACTTCTATCCGTACCCCTACAACAGCGTGGACTACCCAGACTCCGACGCCTACGCGGCGTACCAAGGCGCGGGTGGGACCCTTTCCAAGAAAGAGTGGCGGATCAAAAACGTCAACGATCTTGTCCAGTCAGTCAATCTGTCGATCAAGCAGATCAAGCCCCACATGAAGTTCGGGATTTCACCGTTCGGCATCTATCGCAGCAGCAACGGCATCACCGGGGACGGTCGTCCGCGCATGCCATCGCCCGTGATCGGCCTGAACGCCGTGGATGAGTTGTACGCCGACTCTTTAAAGTGGATGCAGAGCGGCTGGATTGATTTCATTGCCCCGCAAATCTACTGGTCGATTGGCAGCACCAACCAGCCTCACGGCACGATCATGAACTGGTGGGTTCAGCAGAACACCGCCGGGCGTCACGTGTACGTGGCCAATGCTGCGAGCAGTGTAGCCTCGGGCTCATGGAGCGTGACCGAGTTGGTCAACCAGATTAACCTGGCGCGTTCGAACGCTGGCGTCACGGGCAACATCCACTACCGAATCTCCTCGGTCCAAGACACGGCGACGCTTCGCAACGAGTTCACCAACAACACGTACAAGGAGCCTGCTTTGATCCCGGCGTACACCTGGATCGATGGCGTTCCGCCTTTGCCGCCATTGGTATCCCTCACGCAAAACACCGGCCTCGGCACACAGACAATCGCCTGGACCCCGTTCGGCAGCGAAGCCGCCAACTGGTACACGGTGGCTTATCTGGTTGGGACGACCTGGACCAAGCGGATCGTCCCCGCAACCACCACGAGCATTCTTCTTCCGCTGAAGAGTTCGGGGAAAGCCCTCCGCGCCTTTGGTGTTGCGAGTGTGGATCGGGCTGGCAACTCCAGCACCTGGTCGCAGCGCATCCTTGATCCGACCGTGATCGGTACGTCGATCCGCGACTAA
- the lepB gene encoding signal peptidase I, translating to MNFSLLLAQQTIPQQEGVLGIIDKVARTQLSVVVMFMAVCTVIRLAAHFILLKPVPVYLRGGGHRLGTIINEITDAIIYAGIFVFLVIRPFVIQTFVIPSGSMVKTLLVHDYIVANKMIYRYSEPQHGDIIVFKPPQAAVGDGDRDATDFIKRLIGMPGDTIEVKNNILYRNGQKVEEPYKFFSRSLDSKGATFEELTPEGIDAVMWPDFKLVEYNGKPFPVNVSGMMVNDKGMFAPQYQATSLDEAAKLRSLPPMKIPPGYYFMMGDNRFGSLDSRFWGLIQRDDIIGRAECIWFPFNRWRFVR from the coding sequence GTGAACTTCTCGCTGCTGCTGGCTCAGCAGACCATCCCTCAGCAAGAGGGAGTACTCGGAATCATCGATAAAGTCGCTCGCACACAGCTGAGCGTGGTGGTCATGTTCATGGCCGTCTGTACGGTGATCCGGCTGGCGGCGCACTTCATTCTGCTCAAGCCCGTACCGGTGTACCTTCGCGGCGGGGGACACCGTCTCGGCACGATCATCAACGAGATCACCGATGCGATCATCTATGCGGGCATCTTCGTCTTCCTCGTGATCCGGCCGTTCGTGATCCAAACCTTCGTGATCCCATCCGGATCGATGGTCAAGACACTCTTGGTGCACGACTACATCGTCGCTAACAAGATGATCTACCGGTACAGCGAGCCCCAACACGGCGACATCATCGTCTTCAAGCCACCACAGGCCGCAGTCGGAGATGGCGATCGCGATGCTACCGACTTCATCAAGCGGCTCATCGGCATGCCCGGTGACACCATCGAAGTCAAGAATAACATCCTCTACCGCAACGGGCAGAAGGTCGAAGAGCCGTACAAGTTCTTCAGCCGCTCGCTCGACTCGAAGGGAGCAACGTTTGAGGAACTGACGCCGGAGGGGATCGACGCGGTCATGTGGCCCGATTTCAAGCTGGTGGAGTACAACGGCAAGCCGTTCCCAGTCAACGTTTCGGGCATGATGGTCAATGATAAAGGGATGTTTGCGCCGCAGTACCAGGCCACCTCCTTAGACGAAGCCGCCAAGCTCCGCTCACTGCCGCCGATGAAGATCCCGCCTGGCTATTACTTCATGATGGGCGACAACCGCTTCGGCTCACTCGATAGCCGGTTCTGGGGGCTCATTCAGCGCGACGACATCATCGGTCGCGCCGAATGCATCTGGTTCCCATTCAACCGCTGGCGATTCGTCCGCTAA
- the rplS gene encoding 50S ribosomal protein L19 encodes MSKQLLLRSVAEQHIKSDLPAINPGDTVRAHTKVREGGKERIQIFEGVCIARKNGGIAENITLRKISNGVGVERTFPLHSPLVAKFEVTRRGRVRRAKLYYLRDKVGKDARIKEKR; translated from the coding sequence ATGTCTAAGCAGCTACTACTCCGAAGCGTCGCCGAGCAGCACATCAAGAGCGACCTGCCCGCCATCAACCCAGGCGACACTGTTCGAGCCCACACCAAGGTTCGTGAAGGCGGCAAGGAGCGGATTCAGATTTTTGAAGGCGTTTGCATTGCTCGCAAGAACGGCGGCATCGCCGAGAACATCACCCTCCGCAAGATCAGCAACGGCGTGGGTGTCGAGCGAACGTTCCCGCTCCACTCGCCGCTCGTCGCAAAATTCGAAGTGACCCGACGAGGCCGAGTGCGACGCGCCAAGCTTTACTACCTGCGCGATAAGGTTGGTAAGGACGCACGCATCAAGGAAAAGCGCTAA
- a CDS encoding GerMN domain-containing protein, with the protein MPKATKSRRSGMRPATVLTLLGLGGLAATFAYVKLAPADRVPEAQLRTDSAAPAKNVPAATDRPIVESKSVRVLRPVYENDTLKFVKSDRSIKKDENPYLVAVNGFLEAAKVAPRDAVAKSATKSGNVLVIDFTTSFEQTYGTEDENTLLNGLRETAKQFPGVERIRITVDGHAIETLGNVDLTQDILVND; encoded by the coding sequence ATGCCCAAAGCAACTAAGTCTCGTCGTTCTGGAATGCGCCCCGCGACCGTGCTCACCTTGTTGGGACTTGGCGGGCTCGCGGCGACCTTCGCGTACGTCAAACTTGCGCCCGCGGACCGGGTGCCCGAAGCTCAGTTGCGCACCGACTCAGCGGCTCCGGCCAAGAACGTCCCCGCTGCGACGGATCGCCCCATCGTCGAGAGCAAGAGCGTACGCGTCCTGCGGCCGGTCTACGAGAACGACACGCTGAAGTTTGTGAAATCTGACCGATCGATCAAGAAGGATGAGAACCCTTACCTGGTCGCGGTCAACGGATTCCTAGAGGCAGCCAAGGTGGCTCCGCGCGACGCCGTGGCCAAGAGCGCGACCAAGAGCGGCAATGTGCTTGTGATCGATTTCACCACGTCATTTGAGCAAACCTACGGCACTGAGGACGAGAACACGCTGCTCAATGGGTTGCGAGAGACCGCCAAACAATTTCCCGGGGTCGAGCGGATTCGCATTACGGTCGATGGCCACGCCATCGAGACCTTGGGCAATGTCGATCTGACTCAGGACATCTTGGTCAACGACTGA
- a CDS encoding PEP-CTERM sorting domain-containing protein (PEP-CTERM proteins occur, often in large numbers, in the proteomes of bacteria that also encode an exosortase, a predicted intramembrane cysteine proteinase. The presence of a PEP-CTERM domain at a protein's C-terminus predicts cleavage within the sorting domain, followed by covalent anchoring to some some component of the (usually Gram-negative) cell surface. Many PEP-CTERM proteins exhibit an unusual sequence composition that includes large numbers of potential glycosylation sites. Expression of one such protein has been shown restore the ability of a bacterium to form floc, a type of biofilm.), producing MFGRHWLIVGCVAFGAAGAHASYEMLITASTSGTFYRYDLENRISLGTFSNFQCKNVTSMTSIASANRTYASDSFGRIHRFNHFTGEYLGSFASGKSGIKQLSPMANGNILVTDATTIGVFNPTTGTLVTNVVLVAGDTPVGAVQLPDLSFASFSYIAGRTYYRNLHTASGLLNISSQFQVGVSAANEYVGVGLDGSDLIVWGKTQSAYAAGSFKRVSSTVALTSSNITSSALGSDEAFISSNSARTHSGRWVNVQDFQSISSSARAVYFIEPQTNTVELVGGFGWSGGKVAGVSTILAPEPGTWLAMGAGLVLIARRRKAR from the coding sequence ATGTTTGGACGGCATTGGTTGATTGTTGGTTGTGTTGCGTTCGGTGCGGCTGGAGCGCATGCCTCGTACGAGATGCTCATCACGGCGAGTACGTCGGGGACTTTCTACCGGTACGACCTGGAGAACCGAATCTCGCTGGGTACGTTTTCAAACTTCCAGTGCAAGAACGTCACCTCGATGACTTCCATCGCGAGTGCCAACCGGACCTACGCCAGCGACTCGTTTGGCCGTATTCACCGCTTTAACCACTTCACCGGCGAGTATCTGGGCTCCTTTGCGTCTGGGAAGAGCGGGATCAAACAGCTAAGTCCGATGGCCAACGGGAATATCCTTGTGACCGACGCCACGACAATCGGTGTGTTCAACCCCACGACAGGAACGCTGGTTACTAATGTAGTCCTGGTTGCCGGCGATACCCCTGTTGGAGCAGTTCAACTTCCGGATTTGTCATTCGCCTCCTTCTCGTACATAGCGGGGCGTACCTACTATCGGAACCTCCATACTGCTTCCGGGCTTTTGAATATCTCGAGCCAGTTCCAGGTTGGCGTCTCAGCCGCAAACGAGTACGTTGGAGTGGGGCTCGACGGAAGTGACCTGATCGTATGGGGCAAGACCCAGTCCGCCTACGCGGCGGGATCTTTCAAGCGAGTTAGTTCAACCGTAGCACTGACAAGCTCCAACATCACTAGCAGCGCGCTCGGTTCCGATGAAGCGTTCATCAGTAGCAATTCCGCGCGGACTCACTCCGGGCGGTGGGTGAACGTTCAAGACTTCCAGAGCATCAGCTCTTCCGCTCGGGCGGTGTATTTCATCGAGCCGCAGACCAACACGGTCGAACTTGTCGGTGGATTCGGTTGGTCTGGCGGAAAGGTGGCGGGCGTCTCGACGATTCTGGCCCCCGAGCCAGGCACCTGGCTAGCCATGGGCGCGGGGCTTGTGCTGATCGCGCGACGCCGAAAGGCACGCTAA
- the trmD gene encoding tRNA (guanosine(37)-N1)-methyltransferase TrmD — MPLQLDFVTLFPEMIGPVLETSIVGRAVRRGDVAYGTVNPRDFATDTHRTVDDRPFGGGPGMLLRAPEMMAAIRSIPSAEGRRIVFFEPSGTMFRQADALRLAKSSAITFVCGHYEGIDQRVLDLCATDVFSMGDFILTGGELPALLIADAVVRTLPNALGSAESLVADSHSDGLLSAPQYTRPEEFEGMRVPEVLLSGDHGKIARWRRQMQLRTTRERRPDLFSTAPLSRDDLDLL; from the coding sequence ATGCCGCTTCAACTCGATTTCGTGACGCTCTTCCCTGAAATGATCGGCCCGGTGCTGGAAACAAGCATCGTCGGGCGAGCCGTTCGCCGGGGGGATGTGGCATACGGAACCGTGAACCCGCGGGACTTCGCAACCGACACGCACCGCACGGTTGACGATCGTCCCTTCGGCGGGGGTCCGGGCATGCTCCTACGTGCGCCAGAAATGATGGCCGCCATCCGCTCCATTCCCTCGGCGGAAGGACGGCGCATCGTGTTCTTCGAGCCCAGTGGCACGATGTTTCGGCAGGCCGATGCCCTACGACTGGCCAAGAGTTCGGCGATCACGTTCGTCTGCGGCCACTATGAGGGAATCGATCAGAGGGTGCTTGACCTGTGCGCGACCGACGTCTTCAGCATGGGCGACTTCATTCTCACCGGCGGAGAGCTCCCTGCCCTTTTGATCGCGGACGCGGTCGTTCGAACCCTTCCCAATGCGCTCGGCTCGGCAGAAAGTCTCGTCGCCGACTCCCACTCGGATGGGCTCCTCTCGGCACCGCAGTACACGCGGCCCGAGGAGTTTGAAGGGATGCGCGTACCGGAGGTCTTGCTCAGCGGCGATCACGGCAAGATCGCCCGGTGGCGCAGGCAAATGCAGCTTCGGACGACCCGCGAACGGCGACCCGATCTATTTTCGACCGCGCCCCTTTCGCGCGATGACTTGGATTTGCTATAA
- a CDS encoding LmeA family phospholipid-binding protein, giving the protein MENAIAVGHVSLNLTELTLPNGLRVDQIEANAAGMRISTNPVSAETPEPGQITARVKEATLSEFLSTQLPSAVRQVDVQCVGGRIQVAVIAKVVFEIKALAMCRLEIVDEQQIFVRVESIDPGGPIATLVEGQVDRVNPVFDARDLPVPTRLLRAESTEGELRVFGEFQLS; this is encoded by the coding sequence ATGGAGAACGCGATCGCCGTCGGCCACGTTTCACTGAATCTTACTGAATTGACGCTACCGAATGGATTGCGCGTGGACCAGATTGAGGCAAATGCTGCAGGAATGCGGATATCGACGAACCCAGTGAGCGCAGAGACTCCCGAACCCGGACAGATCACCGCGCGGGTGAAAGAAGCCACCCTCAGCGAATTCCTCTCTACCCAACTTCCCTCCGCGGTACGGCAAGTCGACGTCCAGTGCGTGGGCGGTCGAATCCAAGTCGCGGTCATCGCCAAGGTCGTTTTCGAGATCAAAGCGTTGGCGATGTGCCGACTGGAGATCGTCGACGAGCAGCAGATTTTCGTGCGAGTGGAGTCTATTGACCCAGGCGGACCCATCGCCACACTCGTCGAAGGTCAGGTCGATCGGGTCAACCCCGTTTTCGATGCCCGCGACCTTCCGGTACCGACCCGGCTCTTGCGCGCCGAGAGTACGGAAGGCGAATTGCGTGTGTTCGGGGAGTTCCAGCTGAGCTAA
- a CDS encoding N-acetylmuramoyl-L-alanine amidase, with protein MKQMLLALAPWMAMIAAAQDSGPVSVAYTHYGTFERGLTRVKDDVLATETALEQWGWKVDLHRNDATVSAESRRLQVPLIQVDGTALISLKDCLKQLGANGEWIDGTNQFVVTAAVRNITLANGKLSLDTTLDVWPKLGRLSNPSRLVIDLEGASYSSGNPYRFELPQGVRIAQYRRNTFRIVIEDPKTASAPEPRLTPGRSFDIDLRPLGVANNPTTIITRDAQPVKPVEDGSSSATDKPAESAVSGFPGVLPKNDPKPPVKSNDPVVNPDSFDPNGKQAAIPMPVVQPVTISKPRLVPQKSGDLLVVFPISRRLQNPASSKYADLTQIEILVPNSVPGSPVMSRNLAESLKGLELSAAGVSDSRISLTTSRPMGVRVSNTATELSILLVRPKVSNSRLAGKTIVVDAGHGGTDSGAVSPDGKVYEKNITLKVAKFLAEELTDEGAQAVMTRIDDVKIALGERSAIANRLTADLFISIHVNSNKVNNSRSGCYIFHHKQDPLGILLAECIAREIAKVSNLPNLGAISDGRIYSSGFAVLRNSTMPGVLCELGFINHSTDRARLIQEEYQTAVAKAIVKGIKVYLGDAQSN; from the coding sequence ATGAAGCAGATGCTGCTTGCACTGGCTCCATGGATGGCGATGATTGCAGCAGCGCAGGACAGCGGTCCAGTGTCGGTGGCGTACACCCATTACGGCACTTTTGAGCGGGGACTTACCCGCGTCAAGGACGACGTACTTGCGACTGAAACCGCGCTCGAACAGTGGGGCTGGAAGGTTGACCTCCACCGTAACGACGCGACGGTGTCCGCCGAGTCGCGCCGACTCCAGGTGCCGCTCATTCAAGTCGATGGCACCGCACTCATCTCGCTGAAGGACTGCCTGAAGCAACTTGGCGCAAACGGCGAGTGGATCGACGGGACGAACCAGTTCGTGGTCACCGCCGCCGTCCGCAACATCACCCTCGCCAACGGCAAACTTTCGCTTGACACGACCCTGGACGTCTGGCCAAAACTCGGTCGACTGTCGAACCCCAGCCGCCTCGTGATCGACCTGGAAGGGGCATCGTACTCTTCTGGCAACCCCTATCGGTTTGAACTTCCCCAAGGTGTGCGGATCGCGCAATACCGACGCAACACATTCCGGATCGTCATTGAGGACCCTAAGACGGCCTCCGCGCCCGAACCTCGGTTAACGCCCGGTCGAAGCTTTGACATTGATCTGCGGCCGCTCGGGGTGGCCAACAACCCGACGACCATCATCACCCGGGACGCGCAGCCGGTCAAGCCGGTCGAGGACGGCAGTTCCAGTGCAACTGACAAGCCCGCCGAATCGGCGGTGAGCGGCTTCCCCGGGGTGCTCCCCAAGAACGATCCGAAGCCGCCAGTCAAATCGAACGACCCCGTCGTCAATCCCGATAGTTTCGACCCAAATGGGAAGCAGGCAGCGATTCCCATGCCCGTCGTGCAGCCGGTCACCATCTCCAAACCGCGATTGGTGCCGCAAAAGAGTGGCGATCTACTCGTGGTCTTCCCTATCTCGCGACGGCTGCAGAACCCAGCAAGCAGCAAGTACGCCGATTTGACCCAGATCGAAATTCTGGTACCCAACTCCGTCCCCGGGTCCCCGGTGATGAGCCGCAACCTCGCAGAGAGTCTGAAAGGGCTGGAACTGAGCGCGGCTGGAGTCAGCGACAGTCGCATATCGTTGACCACGTCCCGACCCATGGGCGTACGGGTCAGCAACACCGCGACTGAACTGAGCATCTTGCTCGTCCGGCCCAAAGTTTCGAACTCGCGACTGGCGGGCAAGACCATCGTCGTCGATGCGGGCCACGGTGGGACCGACTCGGGTGCAGTTAGCCCCGACGGCAAAGTCTACGAGAAGAACATCACGCTCAAGGTAGCAAAGTTCCTTGCCGAGGAACTGACCGATGAGGGCGCACAGGCTGTCATGACGCGCATCGACGACGTCAAGATTGCCCTCGGAGAGCGCAGCGCGATCGCGAATCGCTTGACGGCCGACCTGTTCATCAGTATTCATGTCAACTCGAACAAGGTGAACAACTCGCGTTCCGGGTGCTACATCTTCCACCACAAGCAGGACCCGCTCGGTATCCTGCTGGCAGAGTGCATCGCACGCGAGATCGCCAAAGTCAGCAATCTTCCCAACCTGGGCGCGATCAGCGACGGACGCATCTACTCCAGCGGATTCGCCGTGCTGCGAAATTCGACAATGCCCGGAGTGCTCTGCGAACTCGGATTTATCAACCACTCTACGGATCGAGCCCGGCTCATTCAGGAAGAGTATCAAACCGCGGTGGCCAAGGCCATCGTAAAAGGAATCAAGGTCTATCTAGGCGATGCCCAAAGCAACTAA
- a CDS encoding family 10 glycosylhydrolase: protein MMVSQTPEPTIPREFRGVWVATVDNIDWPTKRGLSTADQKAELLKIVETAYNLRLNAIVFQVRPSADAMYKSALEPWSIYLNGADGKAPNPAWDPLEFIIAECHKRGMELHAWFNPYRAWHPAAKADPSAGHIAKMHPEVVRDYGTFMWMDPSEPFVQQRSYDVMIDVVKRYDVDGIHIDDYFYPYPVRDADKKLVDFPDAKNFDAYQSSGGKLNKGDWRRKQVDDFIQRLYTGIHKTKRHVQFGISPFGIYRPGVPEGTSAGIDQYDALYADCLKWLQNGWMDYMTPQLYWPIGQKLQSYPVLLKWWLENNTKGRHLIPGNYTGQIGSDASWPVSEIENQIDLTRKAGAEGNIHFSMKVFTRNAKGVNDALRSGKYADRALPPASPWLSGGAVPAPVGVNGRVNADGSITIKYGTPRIAGLKSLVLVETKDGRDRILGVVPASSPELTVQRLGSPKVDVQSLRVALTDRANVLGPWVRVSWKD from the coding sequence ATGATGGTTTCGCAGACCCCGGAGCCAACGATCCCGCGCGAGTTTCGCGGAGTGTGGGTTGCTACGGTCGACAACATCGACTGGCCCACGAAGCGCGGCCTGAGCACAGCAGACCAAAAGGCCGAGTTGCTCAAGATCGTCGAGACCGCCTACAACCTCCGGCTCAACGCCATTGTCTTCCAGGTCCGCCCCAGCGCCGATGCCATGTACAAGTCCGCTCTAGAACCGTGGAGCATCTATTTGAACGGTGCCGACGGGAAGGCACCGAACCCAGCTTGGGATCCCCTTGAGTTCATCATCGCCGAATGCCACAAGCGGGGCATGGAGCTTCACGCCTGGTTCAACCCTTACCGCGCGTGGCATCCAGCCGCCAAGGCCGATCCGAGCGCCGGGCACATCGCCAAGATGCACCCCGAGGTAGTCCGCGACTACGGGACCTTCATGTGGATGGACCCGAGCGAGCCGTTCGTCCAGCAGCGCTCATACGACGTGATGATCGATGTGGTGAAGCGCTACGACGTCGACGGCATTCACATCGACGACTACTTCTATCCGTACCCTGTACGCGATGCGGACAAGAAGCTCGTGGACTTTCCCGACGCGAAAAACTTCGATGCGTACCAATCGAGTGGCGGCAAGCTCAACAAGGGTGACTGGCGTCGAAAGCAGGTGGACGACTTCATCCAGCGCCTGTACACAGGGATCCACAAGACCAAGCGTCACGTGCAGTTTGGGATCAGCCCGTTTGGTATCTATCGACCAGGGGTTCCCGAAGGCACCTCGGCAGGGATTGACCAGTACGACGCGCTCTACGCAGACTGTCTCAAGTGGCTTCAGAACGGCTGGATGGACTACATGACCCCGCAGTTGTACTGGCCCATCGGTCAGAAGCTGCAGAGCTACCCGGTGCTGCTGAAATGGTGGTTGGAGAACAATACCAAGGGACGTCACCTGATTCCAGGTAATTATACTGGGCAAATCGGATCCGATGCGAGTTGGCCCGTCTCAGAGATCGAGAACCAGATTGATCTCACCCGTAAGGCTGGGGCCGAAGGGAACATCCACTTCAGCATGAAGGTTTTCACGCGCAACGCAAAGGGCGTGAACGATGCCCTCAGGTCCGGCAAGTACGCAGACCGAGCCTTGCCTCCGGCATCGCCGTGGCTGAGCGGCGGGGCGGTACCTGCGCCGGTGGGCGTGAATGGGCGTGTTAACGCGGACGGCTCGATCACGATCAAGTACGGCACGCCGCGGATCGCTGGTCTGAAATCGTTGGTTTTGGTGGAGACGAAGGACGGACGGGACAGAATTCTGGGTGTTGTCCCCGCCTCCTCACCGGAATTGACCGTGCAAAGGCTAGGTTCCCCGAAAGTTGACGTACAATCACTTCGAGTCGCACTGACAGACCGAGCCAATGTGCTCGGCCCGTGGGTGCGTGTTTCTTGGAAAGACTGA
- a CDS encoding phosphatase PAP2 family protein, translating into MNGLDRALFHWINRWPDGLEPLMLFLSKGTDGFVMKIILAVLLVWLVWRPATRVGGLVAGLGWIFANFLTDLWKMIPFARPGNELADAVVRVGMSQSMGTASAHSANMAFVAFAFVAYFGRWGWPWVVVALLTGLSRIYVGAHYPSQVLLGWATGCGAAWLLIRLVDLRWPRKRPHDQSLTKMS; encoded by the coding sequence GTGAACGGGTTGGATCGCGCACTCTTCCACTGGATCAACCGCTGGCCAGATGGGTTGGAACCCCTAATGCTGTTCCTGAGCAAGGGGACCGACGGGTTCGTAATGAAGATCATCTTGGCGGTGCTGTTGGTGTGGCTCGTTTGGCGACCGGCGACCCGAGTCGGAGGACTCGTGGCAGGGTTGGGGTGGATCTTCGCGAACTTCCTCACCGACCTCTGGAAGATGATCCCGTTCGCACGCCCAGGAAATGAGCTTGCCGATGCGGTTGTTCGTGTCGGCATGAGCCAAAGCATGGGCACCGCCAGTGCCCACAGCGCGAACATGGCGTTCGTGGCGTTTGCCTTTGTGGCGTACTTTGGTCGGTGGGGTTGGCCGTGGGTTGTTGTCGCGCTCTTGACGGGACTCAGCAGGATCTACGTAGGGGCGCATTACCCCTCGCAAGTGTTGCTCGGATGGGCGACCGGATGTGGCGCGGCTTGGCTGCTGATCCGATTGGTCGACCTGCGATGGCCGCGCAAGCGACCGCACGATCAGTCGTTGACCAAGATGTCCTGA